The following nucleotide sequence is from Leopardus geoffroyi isolate Oge1 chromosome D4, O.geoffroyi_Oge1_pat1.0, whole genome shotgun sequence.
GGAATCTTGGTAAAAGGCAGATTCTGAACCAGGAGCTGTGGGTTGAGGCCTTAAGATTCTCTATTTCATGTGAGGTTCCAGCTGCTGTTGCTACTGGCTGGTTCAGGGGCCACACTTTAGGTCCTAAGAGTCTAGATGGTCCTGTGACATTCACTGGATTgcccactccttccttccttcatccattcatccatccattcattctcaTCAAACACTTAAGATGGGTAGTGGTAGGAGGtgaagtcagaggaagacagacccCAGGCTCTCTCAGGGCTACAGGATTGGGACTTACCTGGAGGGCATTGGGGAGCCTTGACAGGGctttaagcaggggagtgacagggTCAGATTTGCATAAAAGGCTCCCTGGCATGGCCACTAAAGGGGTCTGGGCTGCCTCTGGGAGGTCCGCCTCCATTCCGGTGGGAGATGACAGTGtcctggggggaggtggtggtggtgaaggtggagggagtggagagatcatttttttctaagCTAATACACCttgtttttagagcagttttagggaTTGAGAAGAAAGTAGAGAGAGTTCCCATACACTCCGTGACCCCATACATGCATAACCTACCCCGGGGGAGTGATTCTGAAGATACTCCCAGGGACGATCAGGAGGTGTTGGTGGCTGGCCAGAGTAGTGGGGGTGGTagtgaagggaaagggagaaagggtggAGCCCAGGTCCCTGGTTTCGGCAGCTGGCGGTGGCATCATTGATCGAGTGGACTTGCATTCAGCGTGAGGCATGTTGAGCTGGGGGCACCAGCGGGATGTGCGGAGGGAGGTCTCTATCTCTGTGCCTGGGCCCTAGCCACACAGGCCTCCTCTGTTCCCCCACTGCGCAGGCGTCCCTGGTGAACCCTCTCCTGCCCATCGAGCAGATCTGGGGCTCAGTGTCATTGCGGAGTGGCCTTTCCCACGTGGCGCTGCATTCTCTCCTGTGGCACTCTATGGTTTTCCTGCCCATCAGCGATCACACTTTGCATCTATTACATGTTTCTGTGGGTGACCGACCGACGATGTGGCTCATGTCAGTCCTTCCTCTCTGGCCTGGAAGCTCCCCCAGGACAGGGATTGTGTCTCTCTCATTTCCCATTGTGCCCACAACGCCTAGAACAGTGTTCTGGAGCAGCGCTGTTTCATGAGTACTTGGTGAACACTCACCTCTGGAATCTAGACTCAGGAGACAGGTCGGAGCCGGCAGTGTGGGCTCGGGGGTGGCAAGATGGCACGGATGGTGACTGAACCCCAGGGGAGCGGATGGGTGCACAAGGGAGTAGGCAGGACTGAGAGGGGCAGGAGCCTGGGACAGGTTCCCACGGACAGGCCAAGAGGCTCATGACCTCGTGGGGTTGTCAGATGGGTGGGAGCAAATCCAAGGGGAGAGATGTCGATGATGGGCGGTCCTGCGGTGGTCGTGGCTGCCATTCCAGCGCTTCGTGTGGCCACGCGGTGCCACGCTGTGGGTGCACACCAGCTCAGCACGCCTCCTGCAGCACCGGGGAGCTGTTATGAATCCCATGTTACagctgaggagactgaggctcagagaggctataCCTGAGGTCACCCAGCCAGTGAGTGCGGTGGGGCTCAGTCTCCAGAGCTCTCTCCACTGTACGGTGTCATCTGTCTCCTCCTTGTTCGGTGCCAAAACTGCCAGGttggggacaggggaggaggaCAGCTGCCAGGAGGCCCTGAGCTGGCAGGCAGAGGCAGGGCCAGGGGTGGCTCCAGCCTCTCCGTGTCAAGAAATCAGGCTGAGGAGCTGCACcgaggctgggctgggggagctAAGCGTTGGCCAGGCAGCTGAGGTTCCTGGAAGCCAGCACCATGCCAGGGACCCAGAAGCCAGGGAGCTGCTCAGGAGCCCAGAACATGCCAAACTTGAAGGAGCAACCCCGTCTCAAAAGTCAAGCCTGGAGGTCTGAGGCGCTGGGCAGGAATTCGAGtaacctctccttttctctggcGACTTTCCAGTTGACAGAGCACTTTCCTGTCCTTTCTGAGACTTGGTCCCCTCAGCCCtctgggagggggatggggcgTGTGGCAGGAAGTGTCCTCACTTCATGGCCCATTTCATGGCTGAGAAAACCAGACGCGATAGCCTGGTCGCACAGCTAGCAAAGGATGGAGGGAGGATTCCAGCCCAGGTCTTCTGGCTTTATGTCCAGCGCTCTATCTGTAAAATCCTAGCTGTGTAAGCGTGACCCGGAGACAAAGGCAAACCCCAATTCTCAACCCCCACCTCCCGCGCCAGTGCAGGAAGTGGTTTTTGAGGGCACATACAGAGCCCGGCATCTGTGGTGGATGTGATGAGTCATCTCAGAGTGAGAGCTGCAGGTTGACTCTGGGGTCAGCAGACCTGGCTCCACATttagtagctgtgtgacattgggcaagtcacttccagGAGCTCGCTGCCACCCTCCTACCCCAGTAGCAGGTATAGGGGTGGGAGGGCTCTGGGGCCCAGGAGATGCTCTGGGAGTCCTACCTGCCACCCTTCCCAGCCTGTTCTGAGTCCTGGATTGGACTGGGGGCAGGGTTTGATTAGATCCTAAACAGCAGCTTCATTTGGAGGGCCTGGCTCATTTCCTGTGTGCTTCTAGCAGGCAAGACAAGGACAGAATTCACACTGGTCCAGCCAAGCCAAAGAAGCGATGGATGGGAGAGATACAGACTCCCCACAGCAAGGGGACAGCTAGCTGCACAGGGCACTGCGGACCCAAAGCCCTGGGCCAGCAGGCTGATCTCTCTGGAGCACCGTGGCCGGATTCTTATCACCCCAACCTGTTGCAAAGCTGCCTAACTGGGTTTTGCCAGCTGCTGCTGCCTCCCCCGTCAGAGCACTCACCAGACGCGCCGGGACCAGTTGTCCAGCCTCTGTTTTTTCTGCTCAACTGAGGGCAGGGATTGTGTCTGACTTGTCCCCGTCTGTCCTCTCAGGGCCTTACTCAGTGCCTGGAGGATGAACGAACGCTTGTGTGTTTGTATGCATGCGTGTCCCcgttgcccttcccccacccccatacccTGCTCACGCTGCTGCTCGGAGCAGTTCTGACGTAGCAGGGCTCTGCAGGTGTCACTCTGTTCCTCATAGGACAGTCCCGCATCTGGCATCCATTGTGACATGCTCTcacctttatctctttttctgtcctaATTCCTTCActtgccacccctcccccctgccgAAATTTCTGAGATTTCCTATATTTGCTCCAGAACCTGCCTTCCCCAAGGCACGCCCAACCCCAGCTCTCCCAGGAACACTGGCCTGACCAAACCTATCTGGGCATTCACACAAACCTGGTCCTGGAGCACAGGAAGGAACCAGAGAGCTCAGGCCCTTCTTTGCGAGTatctgccctgtgtgtgtgtgtgtgtgtgtggggggggcccAGGTGAGGGGCCTCAGGTAGTGTTCACCTGTGTCGACTCCTGGGTCCACCATACTTGTGTATAAGGGCCCAACGAAGCCAGGAGACATGAGTGCTAATACTAAATCAGCCTCCAATTTCTTAGGTCATTCCCTTAGCTTCtgagacctcagtttccccatctgtaaaataagactGGACTGACGATAGCCGCCATGTTATCAAATGCCTCTTCTGGGCCAGTGTGACTCTTCTGAGTCCAGTGTGATGTCGTGGCCCTGCTCCAGGTGAGGAGATGGGGCCAAGAGGGCAAGAGGCTTGCCAGAGGTGCCCAGCCGGAGGGTGACACCACTGACATGCGAACGTGGCTCCCTGGGCACCCTGGGAGCCCTGAGAGCTTGTAGGGTGGTTTCTCTGCTgcctggggtgagggtgggggatggggacaggggcaCTTCCCCTTCTGGCTTTGTTTGGTTTGGCCTCCGTTTGGGGCAGGATTGGCAGAGCCTGGCTGACTTGCATTTCTGGTTTTGGGTCTGTGGCTGCACTTTCGGAGGGGTAGGAGGGGTAGGCGGGCTCAGGCTCTGTCACCGCTGGGAAgggcctggccccacccccacccccaggaaaggggaaatgccccctgctcccccccaccccccaccctgtcaGGGCCACTCCGTGCCAGGCCCTGAGGAGCACAGGCCCTGAGGAGCACGGGTTGCTGCTTCCTTCTGTAGGTCCTtctaggtggggggggggcggggtctggcccagggggagggggactgAATGTGGGTGAATGGGGGGGGCTGgctgtttgtttttctggaggAGAATGCTTCCCTgcgggtggggtgaggggtggaggaCTGGGCTGCTCTGGAATGAGATCAGAAACGGAGCTGGAAAGAAGGAGCCAGAGGCCTTGCTCCAACCCCAGCCTAGCAAGAGCAGCCGATTGGTGCGGGTGTTTGGGGACTTGTCTCTAGGTCACTGTTCCGGGCTGGGCTGTCAGTCAGCAGGGGGGCCGTCTCTCTCCCTGGGAACAGTCTGATGAGGCTAAAGCACAGACCTTAGTTTCCAGATGAGATTTCTGGACTGAGAGGCCTGTCATCACAATCACCAACTTTGATTCTGGGTATTTGGCCAAGTTTGCTTCCAGGGGTCCATGGGCACGATGTGCCACTATTTGAGGTTCGTGACTTGAGCGTTTCCCTTTAGATCCGCTGTTTAGTCACCACTGATACCACCACCAGTATCCCGTTGCcgagttttatatttttggggagcctggctggctcagtgggtagaacattcagctcttgatcttggggttttgagttcaagccccacattgggcgtggagcctactttaaaacaaaaaaagaactttatacTCTCTATGGTATATTCTCCTGGTTTGTCACTTGGGCATGTTGGTTATCTCAGTTAATGGGTGGAGACCTTGAGACCCGGAGGGTTTAGTGACTGGCTTTCCCTAGTCCCACTGTGTGATtcgccctctctgggcctcagcctcccCCTCTGTGTGCTGCGGACTTGGGATCACTGCCGTTTTGGGGtctgaggggtccctgggtggagGGTACAATCCTCTCCCAAGAGGGTCTTTGGCTGTGCCTGAGAACCAAACCCTGACCAGATCATCCCAGAGTCCTCTGAGGTCCTCCCTGCTACCTTGCTCAGTTCCCTctccatgggggtggggtggtggggggacacCTTTCACTTTCCCGCTCCCAGGCAGTGGCTCTTACCCACACTGTGCTCTCACATCCCTGGTGCTCCCAGATGTCAGTGGGACCCCTGACACGTGTGGGCAGCACCCTACCACTGGGGCCACGGACTCCCAGATACGAGCCTGGCTGGGGCTTCACTGTCACACACTCCCCAGGGCTTAAAAGATTTCTCTGCTTTGGACATACCCTTTTGGTCCCGGGCAGCTTGTGCCATAGTGGGAAAGTCACTGCTGTTTGCGCTCAGCATTGTCATCCGTCAAATAGACATTAACGGTCTCTACAATGAGAGCTCCTAACCTATGTTCTGGGGGTACTTACCTCTCAGATTCTCAGCCAGTGTCCACGCGCGCGTGCGCATGtgagcacacacacgtgcacatgtggCCAGGAACGCGTGGCCACTTTCTCCATCATGAGACAGCTGTGGCCTCTTGATGGGTGAAACCTGGATTCCAGATAGTTCTCATTCCAACATTCCAAATCCTCGAGTGTGATGAGGGGCCCAGCCCGGCCTCGAGACCTGCTTCCCCTGTGTGGCCTTAGCGCGTCTGGCCTTCTCCAAGCCCCAGTGTTCCTGTGAGCAAGCTGCCTTTCGGACTTCATCAAGGGCcctatttttccctttgcaaaTGAAGTCTGTAGGAATCCAGCAAAAACTTCAAGGGTTCTGAGGGTTGTATGTCAGACAGGAAAtgctttctttgctgtgcagaactcCTGAGGTTCCTCCAAACACAGTTTGAAAATCATTGGGTGAAGGATCCCTCAGCGAGGTCCCATGTGCCTGGGACATCTGTTTAGTCCAAATAGGGCAATATTTTGAAGTTCTGATTTCATTCCAGTTTACTGGTTTCAAAGAGAcacttaaaggggcgcctgggtggctcagtcggttgagcgtccgacttcgactaaggtcacgatctcgtggcttgtaggttcgatccccgcgtcgggctctgtgctgccacctcagagcccggaccctgcctcagattctgtgtccccctctctctctgcctcttcgcccactcacactctgtctctctctcccgcaagaataaataaacattaaaaaagaagagagagagagagatacctcAATATTCAGAGCGAGTCTGGTTTGAATAGGATTTTTTAGAACTTTAGCTCAGGTAGAAGCTACCCTTTGGCCAGGTCTAAGTTTCTATCACTTTGTGATTGCTCTGACTTGGGACTTGAGTTGGTCGAGACGAAGGCAGAGACTGCCTGGCTCCTCCTTTACTAACAGGGACACCATGACACTTCCTTTAGGGGGCTGCTGGGAAGACAATACAAGAGGAGTGTTTAATCTGGCGTGACCCTGGCACACCATAGGAGCCAGAAAATCATGGTtacctctcctccttctcccgcTAAATGACCAACCACGTTTTTGATAGAGCAGACAGAAGATTCAAGCAAGGAGAGAAGGGTGGGAACCCGTGTACAGCTAAGCCAAAGGGGCTTTCGGGTTTCCATTTGGCACTTTAGCTTTTAGACTGTGGGGTGTCAGGTGTGGGGTTCAGGCCTTTGCCTGATTTATTTCGGCCTCTGTGATGCTGGCTCATGCACGGTGCCTGGCATCTCATAGCCTCTCATTCTGAGCTTTTCTTGTTTGCTTCTTGTTTCCCAGATGTTTGAGCCAGAGGCggatgagaagagagagatgcccttggaggaagggaaggagctgggTGCCGAGGACCCCCCACCCAACAAGGACCCCTCTTCTGGCCAGGAGCCTCCTTCCGGACAAGACTTTCCACCCAATAAGGAGTCCTCTTCTGTCCAGGAACCTTCTCCTGGCCAAGAACCGCTGTCCAGCAAAGACTCACCTTCCTGCAAGAAACCTCCTCCAGACCAGGAGCCCTGGCCAAGCAAGGACTCCCCACCAAGCCAGGTTCCAAGCCAGGaaccccctgccctccctccctgccaggaCCTTCCTACTAGTCAAGAACCCCCTCCAAGCCAAGACCCTCAAGTCAGCCAAGACCTCCCTGTCATCCGGGACCCCCCTGCTCAGGAGCTTGAGCCCTGTCAAGATCAGGTCCCCCTGCCAGCTGAGGAGACCACAAGCTCTGGGGACCCGCCAGCAGCCCCTGGAGATCTGCCTGTGGCCTCCAGGCCAGCCTTCGTGATCCCCGAGGTCCGGCTGGATAGCGCCTACAGCCAGAAGGCCGGGGCGGAAGGGGGCGGCCTGGGCTTTGAGGAGGATGCAGAAGAGGCTGACGAGGGGGACGAGGGGGacgaggaggaagaagaggaggacacAAGTGATGACAACTACGGAGAGCACCATGAGGCCAAGCGCAGCAGCATGATCGAGGCGGGCCAGGCTGCCGAGGGGGGCCTCTCCCTGAGGGTGCAGAACTCCCTGCGTCGCCGGACACACAGCGAGGGCAGCCTGCTGCAGGAAGCCCGCGGGCCCTGCTTCGCCTCCGACACTACCTTGCACTGCTCGGACGGGGAGGGCACCGCGTCCACCTGGGCCATGCCCTCACCCCGCACCCTCAAGAAGGAACTGGGCCGCAACGGTGGCTCCATGCAccacctttccctctttttcacaGGACACAGGAAGGTGAGAAGGCCGCgggtgggtgggagtgggtaATAAATGAGGCggtagggaggagggaggtggatcCCAGAGCTGCAGGGTATGAGCATTCGCTGTCCCACCCCTGCGCCCCTCTAAGCCTTCCAGGGAGCCTTCTACCCATTTGGTGGAAAATAAAGCTGAGGCATGGAGAGACCAAGAAGGCAGCACCTAGACTTAAGCCCGTGAGTCTGTGACTCCAGATGCTGTGTTTTTACAGCTCCTCTGGTTTGGGGGTCCTCGCCGAAAGTAGAGCAGGTGTGGCCTCGCCCAGGACATTGTGCATTTGGATCGAAAAGGTCTGAGACGTTAGCTGGAGAGCTGTCTCCTGTAGTAGAATAATTTAGACTAGGTCCAGGCCTCGCCCTACTGGAAATCCATCAGCCAACAACGACAGCACACACTCCCCCTGCGCTGGCATTGTTCTAAGCGATTTTATGCGATCTCACTAATGCTCACAACAGCCTAAGAAGTAGATACCATTGGTGTTccccacagatggggaaaccgaggcaccgAGAGGTTATCTCCCTTGGCACCAGGCCACACGGTTTATAACTGTCTGAACCAGAATTAGAGTCTGGCTCCGGGGCCGGAGCTCTTAAGCACCATGCTATTCACCtcttgcaaatatttataaatagatgaataagtgtttattgattccctgctgtgtgccaggccctgtgctctgTGCCACTGCAGGGCCCCAGTTATCTGCGAGGCTGATCTCAACTTGTGAGGAATGAGTTATCTGTGTGGGTCGGGAAGATGGCCCAGCAGTGAAAAGATTGCACCATGGCCTCGAAGCCCACCAGCCAGCTTGAGCCTGGGCTCTGTCTCTTAtttactgtgtggccttgggtgagtCATTCGGCTCCTCTGAGCCTTAGTGTCGTTCTGTGAAAAGCAGAGACTAATTGCACTCATGTCCCAGGATGGTTGAGGATGGAACGGAAGAACCTGGTGCCTGATGGTGACATTAGCACAGGAGCTCGTAGATGCTGGTGAGGTGCTAGCAGCCAGCGCAGTGCAAGGTGTTGTTACGACAATGTTGtgagctgggtgggtgggggtggctaGGGCCCACGGAGGGCAGCTGACCCCCAGTGACGTGGGAGTTCAAGGAGGAAAGACCTCAGGGTCTAGGGACATCACGGAAAGCTTCCAGAGAAAGATGCCCCTCAGCTCGGCCTTGATGGTTGAGCAGCTGTAAAGAGAAGATGAGACAGGCATTCTCTGTAAGTGGACGTGGCCTGGACAAACTGTCTGTAGAAGCCAGTTTGGCTAGAGCAGAGGATTCCTAAAGTGCAGGGATGGCAGATACATGGCACTCGGACTGCCATTCCTGCCTCCACACCCATGGCAGGCATGACTAATGGATTCCAGCACATTTCCCCACCGAGCTGGGACATGGCCCCAGAGGTCTTCTTAGCCTCAGCCACTAGCAATAAGGCCAACGTGGCACTTAGGAGGACACCTTCTGCAAGGCAGTTGGACTGGAAAGGCAGGCTGGAACCCCCAGAAAAGGGCCTGAAACTTTGGGCCCAGGAATTAGAACTAAATCCCAAAGGGACGGGGGCTggatctgtttcctcatcagcaaACATATGTGATTCTCACTTTGATGTGCCCTGTAATTACCAGGAAGAGGTTAATAATACATAGATTTTGAAGTCTCCAACCCTAGACTTCTGGAATCAGAATTTCCAGCAGGTGGTGCCCAGGCCCTGCATTTGAAACAAGCTCCCCCAGAGACTGTGATGTTCCCCATAGTTTGAGTATCACTATCTTAGGCCATTTCTTGATGCAGCTACTATAAGAGAGGGTTCAGAACTGTGCCCTACCCAGGTGAGGCCTCAGGCTCACTCAGACCAGGCCTGGCCACTCCCATCTTGACGGCGCCGAGGTCCCAGGCCTCACTGCCTGCCGGGCCCCCTGATCCTGACTCCGCACCCTCTCTCCAAGACCCTTCCAAGTTCTGTTCTGtatgtaaatacaaatatttatatacagaCAAATTCATACACATTCATGCACACACTTCTAGTTCCCCAAACCAGCTGAACTCAGCTCCTATTTGGGGCAGATGACTTCTGTGCGGGGTGTCCAGCATCCCAGACCAGCTCTGTCCTGTTTCAGCATCCTCCTTTGGGAGCCCAAGGTTTTCACTAGCATCCTTTCTTCCCCACCCGCTTTTGGcctcttgtttcctttcttgggCTTGAGTGACTGAGCTGGCGGGGGCCTCAGAGACTGCCCTATGGTGGCTGCCGTTTTGTGGCTTCCACTTACCCAGCTTCGAGTCCGTCTTCGTGTACATCCTGCTTACTCCAGCCAGTCGGCCTCAGGAAGAACGCTGCCCTTGAGGTCTAAGCCGGGCAAGCCCCTGGTCTCGCTCTATCCCTCACTGGCAGTtggccttgggcaaatccctgcccttctctgaacctcagtttcttcatcagcgAAATGGGTATGGCAGTAATACCTCCTTTGTAGGGTTGTTGGCAAGATTAAATAGCCTGACTTGGGTAAAGTGTTTAGGGCAGTGCCTGCTACTTAGCGCCCGCTGGATGTCTCATAAATGGGAATCATTGCTGATGATGAGGACGAGAGAGCAGGAGCGAGAGTGGTGACAGTTATGCCAACATTCACAAAGTGCCTCCAGCTCCCTTTTCTGGCCTTCATAACATTGCTGTAAGGTGGGACCCCCCGTACCTGTCCTCCAGCGGGGAGGCTGAGGCTGAGGGAGAGGTGTCCTGTCCCAGGCCACGGAGCACATAGTGCTGGAGCTGGACAGTGGCCTCACCCTGTCCAGTCCTCCCTGGCTGTACCCCGGACCCCGCACACCTTAGACTGGTGAGGGACAGGGCGTGGGGGCTGGCGGCGGGGGGAAGGCAGTGGGTTCCGCCATGACTTCCGCcctcctggctggggcctggctttTTTGGGAGGGTCAGCTGATGCCTACAGGCCACTGTTTCCAGGCTGCTCCAGGCAGGAGCTGAAGAAGGAGGGAAGTCTTCAGGCTGTGGAGCCAAACAGCCccaggttcaaatctcagctctgtctcctcttcctggTCCTGAGACCTCGGCCAAGTGATATCTTTCTTtgagctttcattttctcttggaaAATGGGAGTGCTAAGCGTTCATGGAGTTGTCCCAGAGATTTAAGGAGTTGCTCTATGTAGAAAGCCGTGTCCATGGCGGTGATCCTGTCATGAAGTGAAACCCAGGAGGGCCAGACAGAGCTGGTGTGGCCCTCAGCTGGTCATTGTGCTGCCGTGTGGCTAAGCTGA
It contains:
- the RGS3 gene encoding regulator of G-protein signaling 3 isoform X6, producing MFEPEADEKREMPLEEGKELGAEDPPPNKDPSSGQEPPSGQDFPPNKESSSVQEPSPGQEPLSSKDSPSCKKPPPDQEPWPSKDSPPSQVPSQEPPALPPCQDLPTSQEPPPSQDPQVSQDLPVIRDPPAQELEPCQDQVPLPAEETTSSGDPPAAPGDLPVASRPAFVIPEVRLDSAYSQKAGAEGGGLGFEEDAEEADEGDEGDEEEEEEDTSDDNYGEHHEAKRSSMIEAGQAAEGGLSLRVQNSLRRRTHSEGSLLQEARGPCFASDTTLHCSDGEGTASTWAMPSPRTLKKELGRNGGSMHHLSLFFTGHRKMSGADAVGDDDEASRKRKSKNLAKDMKNKLGIFRRRNESPGAQPGGKADKMVKSFKPTSEEALKWGESLEKLLLHKYGLAVFQAFLRTEFSEENLEFWLACEDFKKVKSQSKMTAKAKKIFAEYIAIQACKEVNLDSYTREHTKDNLQSVTRGCFDLAQKRIFGLMEKDSYPRFLRSDLYLDLINQKKMSPPL